AGCAGCGGCAGTGCAGAGCTATGTAGGGGAGCAGTGTGtagggcggcagcggcagcggtgtATCGTGGCTCGCGGCTGACTGGCAGCAGGCGCTACGGCCAGAGCGGCCAAGGCACAACCGAGCCACGGCCAGGCCGAGACAGCCTTGGCCGGCCAACGCGCGGCAGTGCGCGTGCACGTGGTGCACCCAAGCATGGCGACGCCGAGTTCCCGCACGAGGTGACCGCGCACATAGGGACAACCAACCCAAGACATGCGACATGCACAAATTTTAATGCGTGTGTAGCAACTAATCCATGCGAGTTGAGACTAAACCACCTTTGCTACATCGTGGAGAACACATTAGGCTATCGAAAAGAGATTACATGTGACACCATTTTCTAACTAATTTTCTCAGAATAAATCCCCAAACATAGCCTTGCCATTCTATTTTTAGACTTAGGAAATTGACTAAGTCTTGGCTGATGTTTgtttcaaattcgatttccaagctattagaaatatTGGCTACCATTATTATCTTGTTAAAATAAAAGTTGCACTATCTTCTACAAAgtgtgtacttcaaactttattaaggtgtcacatatatgttctataacatttttgcttaataaaaatcggttttcaaccttaagtgatataacatgactattgaatcctTTTTATGTATCATTTGTGTTAATCAtttttcatgccaagaaatttatTTTTACACCttctcacatgcattatcacaaaaacatgatgctcataacatagtttagcaagttgtttaagcggtaacaccgagggtgttacacatatCACTTATATATCATGACCATGATATGTATGTTGCCTTTTCTAAaccattttgaagcacaatataAAATTTCACAACTCTTTTGCATAGATACTAGTTGATCAATCAGAGGCATGCTAAATTTCAAaccacattacgagaatcaagtatattgaACTCACTACGCAAATCACAAAACCTTGTCTCATCGAggggcttagtgaagatatcagctagttgctttttggtgctcacatgacgaatttcgatatctcctttggtttcgtggtctctcaagaagtgTCACATCCGGTTTTCCAAAGAATACCAagcgctaactatatgtgtgcccaggatgtccacacgacacatatagcgacaaatatGGATAATATCAAGAATAATGTTTTATTATATATTGAACATAGTTACAACAAGACCTACAACTATTATAAAAGCACAGCGgaaactattcttaatcttctcttCGGGACTCCATACTCAGCGCTCGCCTAGTACTCTTGGAAGATCTCCTGTAACTCGTCACTTGAATCCACCATCTGGTATCCATCCAGAATTTTTGTTGATTGTATGAAAAGCATGTGTGAGCgcaccatactcaacaagtataacatgaggggatgcaaggctcaaaaggctagacatggCTGAGCTACGGTAAACACTTTtagttgatcatattttatttattaaacctATGTTGCcatgttatgcttaagctcccaaggtgaGAAATATAATAATTATCATCAAGATTAATCATCACCCAAACCATCTATAGAACCATCTATCTCGAAAAGGATTCAGACCGCTCGTGTTCGTGaccatggctgatataccagttttacactctgcagaggttgtacactttcaccataagTCGTGATTCACATATGCCATCACCTCTTCCAAGGGAGTgtggcagggtacactatgagaCCGTTCACAGGTCCGACTAATAAGTAGTAAACCGCTAAGGTTTTCCCATCAAGAAGTAAGATCCCTCCCCCAAGGGGTGACTAACAAAAAGACCAAGAAACTAAAGAGCACcccttggcaggccgagatcaaACCAATCGGAGACCCTCTTACGCCTTTTGGTAAGCTGCCACAAACTAGTAGAATTCTGATGATactgagtcaagccacagccatgTGGCTTGTGGCTGTACTGTATGTCCTAGATTGTCGCTTTAAGATTTAGTCCTTACGGAGGGCAGACTGGCAGACTAGAGCACacaaaaaggcccaatgctctagcccccagatatccatgttgctaaaaagcacctTTTAATCCATAGTTGCATATATCATTAATCAATATTATAGATCATTATAGTTGGTGATAGCAAACTAAGACAGTCGACCCACATGCagaacccataggtgacaaggatgCAAGATATCAAAAGTACTAGGTATTATCCTTAGTGTTTCATcgtattagacacatgcacatgaaaagGTGATTAAATGGTTATTAGGTAACAAGGGAACTCATGTTACACTTGCCTTCCAAAAGCTTTTCAAGCTCTCCAACTTTTCCTTGTGGGTCAGCCTTGCATAGCTCCACTTCTAACGTCAGCAAACAACCGGTACAAACATCACAAGAACCTATAAACAGTACACCAAGCATTACAAAAGTATACTATAAAGATAACTAACATGTACTACTCGTCGTTACGAACTCGTGAGCGCAAGAACCGACTAAAACGGAGCTAAGGTTAAAAAGTTATTAGCATTTTAAGTTTTATGGGCTTAAATTTAAATTGATATATTTTTTAAATAAAGTAAATATTTTTGGAAATAAATGTAAATTACAAAGCAAAAATAGATTAGAACCGGATATCATGGATCGGCAAAAAGGATGACAGTGATGTAGAAGAGTATTGAAAATATGAGCTAGATATATTGTAAAACTGTGGATGAGATGGATTTTGTGTCGACATGACCATGACGTGGTGCTTATGTGGAGGCGACTGGGATTGTGAAAGGCGTATACTTGATTTAATCATGGCCATCAGAAACAAATATAAGGATCACAAAAAATATCAGGCATGGGAAAGGTGTGGCAGCCCTGTTTATCACTGCAAAACTACCATGGATGGCTTATGCGCAGCACATCAGTGATCTTCCCCGACATGATCGGATGGCTACGATTTATGGAATTCAACGGAAAGTAGCAAAACAGAAAGGCAACAAGATCACAACCTCATTTTCAGCATCTCTGAGGGCAGCGGTGACGTGCATCGGGCACAAGACGGTGGGGAACAGGTGCTTTTGCCCGCTCCTGtttggtcggcaacttcatctaTGATACAAACAAGGCGCTGATCAAGATCAAGAAGGCGACCAAGGGTAACGATTAATTCTGGACGTACTAGTGATGCACCGGCTGAGGACAAAATTGGTTGTAAAATAAATGGAGAGGAATTTGAGACAGAAAGGTGGAAGGTGATGGATTGAATTATGAGAAGCGCATGGAATGGAAATGGAGATATGGCGTGACGCATGTTGCTGGTAAAGAATTAAGATGATCCTGTAACTCGTGCATGCATAACGTGACGAACATGGGATTTCTTAGGATAGTTTATGTCTTTATGGACTGCTGATGGAGCTTTACTATATGGGATTCGGTGGATAAAAGCAATTACGTATATTTTCTAAGCAAACACTGGTGATGACTCAGAATAGTTTACTGCTGTGGGTAGCAGAGAACTTCAGGGTACAGCTAGATGAAGAATTGGAACAAAGGCACTGGCGTGGTTCTGACCTGTGCGCAATTGTCGTTGATGAAAAGAGGCGATCAACCATGAGGATCTAGACGCGATGGCTGTGGTCTCTTGTTCACACGAGGATGGATGCTACTTGCAGCAGTGGCGTCAACACCAGGGAATAATCTTGAAGACTGTGGATAAAATCAAAAGATAAACATCGGCCACATGCAGCTTTTGAAGGTGATAGAGACATCAGGAAACCTCACCAGATCAGCAGCTGTCGATGGTGAACAACTATGATGAAAACTGCCCTCATTTCTGATGGTCGGccctcacaatgtttgcacaagggagtggaaaaaaaaaacaaagtgcAAACTGCAAAGGAGGGCTCCATTTTTATAGGTGGGAGGTGAAGATGAAGGGGCCGGTGGGAGAGGAGTCATGCTGCATGGCCGGCTATGGAGAGGTCGGTACATGAAGTCATCAATTGGTGTTGATGGCACTTAAATTCTTGCCGTTACAGATGCAGCGGTTTTGCATCTCCGTCGATGGGAATTCAAGAAAGATTAAGATGGAATTCATTTGATAGATATAATGGGGCATGCGTGCATGTAGATTGAATATAGGCCGGACGGAACTTGATGTCCAGCACTGATGTGGGGTGGCGCAATAAGTAGAGGGAAAAGGAAATGCATGTCTTCATGCAAGAAGGAATAAAGAAGCGTGAAGTTGTGATATTATTTTAGGCTGGATAAACAAAAAGAATATGACACCAAATATATATTGCTTGCTTGGGATTAAATTACGTGCAAAGGAAAACGAGCTTAAGGAAATGCAAAGAATTGAGAAAAAGGCCAATAATTTTATAgagaaaagaaaggaaaggatTATGTTGGATTTGACGATATTATTAGATATGATAAACATTAGGCCAGGAAGAGATTTGACCCAAAAATGAATTTGGAGTTTGAAATAAATAAATGAGCATTTTTTAAACTTGATTTGATAAAATAAACTTAAAAGTTGTTtttgaaaatttgaaaaatagaaCAAAATCTATTCCAGGATTAATCGAATTTTGTAACTCATTTTTCACACAAATAAAGAAATGCAGCCAGCATGAATACAACATATAAGTTTCTAAACCATATATTAATTTTAgttaaacaaaaaaaatattatttgacCTACATTAAATGCACAAAAATTATATAAATGCTCAATTTAATTACTGTATTTGAGAaatcaatttttagggtgttacaagaagtgatgtcggatgtctatgtgctaaGTTCTTGAATgacttacgggattgtttgctagctttatggcactttcattgtcacacaaaagtaggattttggtaaagcgacatccgaaatcttgaagggtttacctcatccaaagtagttcaGCACAACATGCACCAGCTGCAACATACTTGGCCtcagcggtggaaagggctacacaattttgctttttagaactccaagacactagggaccgtccaaggaattgacatgtccccgaagtgctttttcgatTTACTTTGCAACCAgcgtaatcggaatccgaatacccaagtagatcgaacttagagcctttaggataccacaagccaaggttaggagtgtgtactaaatatctcaagattctcttaacggccactaagtgacactctttcgggttaacttgaaatctagcacacatgcacatactaagcataatatcgagcctagatgcgcacaaataaagtagagagccgatcatggagcgatataccttggtatcctcGGCTTTCccttcaacattgagattaatatgtccattggttggcatgagagttttgataggcttggcattcaccatgtaaaacttcttgagcatatcatgggtgtacttcgtttggctaataaaagttccatccttcacttgcttgatttgaaatccgaggaagaacttcaattcacccatcatggatatctcaaatctcttcatcatgatcctactaaattcctcacaaaaagcatGATTAGTACtatcaaatattatgtcatcgacatatatttggcacacaaatatatctgtactaactttgtgagtgaaaagggcagggtcagctttgcctatttcaaagccttgtttaagcaagaattccttaaggcattcataccatgctctcggtgcttgcttaagcccatagagcgtcttttggagtttgtagacgtggttgggaaacttgggatcttcaaaacctggtggttgctcaacatagatatgttcttgaatagggccattgaggaatgcactcttcacgtccatttgatatagcttgaaattgtgatgagcagcataggctagaagcattcggattgcttcaagccttgccaccggtgcatatgtttcctcaaagtccaagccctctacttgagtgaaattttgagcaaccaatcttgccttgttccttgtcaccacgccattctcatcttgcttgttgcggaagacccacttagtgccaatgatattggtgttgggtctctccaccaaggtccacacttgatttctttcaaaattcttgagctcatcttgcatggccatcacccaatctggaTCACCAAGTGTTTGCTCTACcctaagaggttccaaagaggaaacaaatgagtaatattggcaaaagtttgctaaatgtgaacgagttgttgccctcttttgaagactcccaaggatgttatcaacgggatgatcccgttgtattgtttaccttagccttggatgTTCAATGGCCTCTTGTTGATCTTCTAAaccttcatcatcttcttgctcaaatataggttgtaggttttgtcctttAGTCAAAGTTGGACTTGCTGCTGCTGGAAGatggggtgcggcactgccgctcttaggTGCGGTACTATCGCTCTACAGATTTGCAGCAGGGGTCTGCTGCTCCCCCGCATCAGGTACGTCAGTGGAAATTTGTTCAGCAGCATCTTGAGGAACCACCATttcagtgacttcatcttcttgtggtcttatattgCCAATAGCTAATtgtttgattgcttcacatggtggatcctcctttcctacaacactcgaatgaacttgctctacttgagagccattagattcatcaaatgtcacatctaccgctatttcaactctcccagaggttttgttgaaaacacgataggcatgctcatttgatccatagccaagaagaacaccttcatcaactttagttGCAAATTTAGAAGTTTTGGgcttcttgttaagtatgaaacacttacacccaaatactctaaagtaagacacctttggtttgttaccggttagaagctcatatgaagttttcttcaatttTTCATGTAGGTAGAGGCAGTTGAAGCTCATATGAAGCTCACATCGTcgtccttgccctttcctttcttgccCTTCCTTCTATTCTCGATCACTtgataggactcatcatcatcaccatcttcggagctactagatagctcacttgatgATGCGTTGGTTGCTtttgcttcttcttccttcttcttcctagcttctctcctttttcttcttgcttctctcttgagctttCTTTCTTCCTTTCTTCGCTTCTTATCTTCAAGTTtttgctgctccttcttcttctctctttcttctctttttgcttTTCTTGCTTCCTTCCTCTTTCTTCTCTCATCTTCATTGAGGGCTCTTTCAGTATCAGTAGCATCAAGATGTGGGAGCAtggtgttgcttgctgtcgaCATGCTTAGCTCGCTATTGTCGGTGTCGTGCAGATCAACCCACTCCGGACCAACATCTACCTGCTTCACATCGTTAGTTCCTCCttcgggctccatacctcacgtggTGAAGCGTACATGAGGTAaactggctccgataccacttgtaggatcactggtacgcctagaggggggtgaataggcctgtaaaaatttaacTCGAGCAAATGTTAAATTCACCTGCAGCACTgctaaagggtcgagatggcgactagagggggtgaatagtcgtttctaaaacttaatcgcgtcggctaaccaaaacaagtgcggaattaaaactattggtctagccaagactacacccctctatctatgttctctagcaccttgcaaagatcctaattaagcaacaaaggtgtcgggctaactagagctcacctaaccaattctaggagcaaggtcacacaaacctatgccactattaTTTCaaacaatgagggagctcctacacatgctagtaagcaaaagcacaaatccaactaagctcactagcaatgctcaataacaaggcaaccaatgccaaattagagagcgtaaatacttagctacacaaactaagcaaagtgactaacaatgttacacaaaccaaattagccatgcaagagagctacttctatactacacaagcaagaaggtaactagtgagctatacaagctaactaattacaagagcaactacacaagctcaatgtatatagaAGTAATCACAAGcctgtgtaaggggattgcaaaccaacgggaagaacaaggttgacatggtaaTTTTCTccagaggttcacgtgcttgccaacatgctacgtccccgttgtgtcgaccgctcacttggtggttcggcggctaattggcatcacccgctaagcccgcacgtcgggcaccacacgAACcgaccccgaaagtgagggtagctcaatgacacgctcaactagagttgctcttcgcatctcccgtggggcgagcacaatgcccctcacaaagctcttctccaaagcaccgcacaagcttcttgcgggtttcgatggagaccaccaccaagccgtctaggaagtggcaacctccaagagtaacaagcaccaccggcttgcaactcaatcatctagtgccactcaatgcaatctcataatgcaacgcactagaatcacactcactcggaatcgattcacactcttgcaagcacaagtgagttagagggcatccaagcactcctacacaagccatataggcgtgagggtgctaagcagccagcccaaggccggccacacactccttttatagccctaagggctaaaatagccgttactccttcactgggcaaagcacgtactgaccggacgcgcaggtcataacgaccggacgctgaaacctagcgtccggtcacttacagagaggttccagcgacattttttagtgaccggacgcatccggtcatcactgaccggactctcccagcgtccggttgcttttggacatgctaaaaacactgaccggatgctgtgaCCTGACTCGCaggtactgaccggatgctggaccccagcgtccggtcatttttcgtgccagtgtccggtcatagacctttcagcgctaaaacggctataactcttagctccaaactccgatttcgatgatcttggacattttgaaaagcttactcagagggatacacatcccacatgcatacttgatccaaatcataatggatcaaaacagtattccaatccaaggaccatcctatagtttggagtacaccaaaaaacctttttctcttctctaagttgattcacgacaactctaacttcttctcctttacaaatgtgccaacaccaccaagtgtgcaccaccatgtgtatgtgtgttagcttttcataaacattttccaaaggattagccactcaacttgccacaccactcgatcctagcgatgatgcaaagttagatcactcgagtggcactagatgaccgatatgcaaacaagtttgcccctcttgatagtacggctatctatcctaaacccggtcatcaacttctctacacacctatgaccggtgaaatgaaatgccctaggttatacctttgccttgcgcatttcattccatctcctccaatgtcgatgcaacacatgcaccaacatgatcaacaatgatatgatccacttcatatcatcacgtgatcatattggttcatcgatcttgacttcacttgcttttcaccgttgccttcgtccattggcgccaagtcttgctcaagcttcaccgccacgcggtccatcgctccaaagcctccgacttgcccttcacgcttgcaatcggtccatcaagccaagtcttgtcttgatcttctacaccttgatcacatgactcaatgtcatgtctcatgtgcaataagctccttcatcatcacatgtgtgagcttcgcaacatctccaaaccattttcaccttcatggcatatgttgctcacacacatatacttgtggactaatcacctgtatatctcatataaacacaattagtccacctagggttgtcactcaattaccaaaaccacacaaggacctttcaactgccGCTCTGGGACAGCGGCTCTGCCACACCGTGGCACTCTACAGATATAATTCGGTCACAATTCAAAATCTACCAAAGGAAATTTAGATCGAGTAAATTTCTGAACTTCCTGCAGTGGTGTAGTTCACAAATCAATAGCTAAAAGCAGTAGCACAAGAGTATacaagtagatcagcctcaaaccataaaaatcacctcaacaacaatatgaagaACAAGTAAAGTAAATCAAGCACACGGTGACAtgatgatttatcccatggtttagctcgccaccaaggcttgcctaagtccaccaaggttagccactaaggcttagggctttgcaacccttcctcgttctcaagtcaagagacacAACTCTTGAGGTTAGGGGTGATTTTACTAGCGGTAAGAGATGATTACAAACCTCCCAGGACTGCCACAAGATTGGCAAGCTCACCGGGCAACGCTCTAGCTGGATAGGAGCAAAGCTCAAAGAGTAACACACACAACCActagccaaaacatgaaccaagtgctctttaggctttggaaatcagtggatctgctctctaatcagttttggcacctttttctctcaaggattgatggaaaaatcaatggagaagcttgggagctcaaggtcactaatagagaagagagaagggagcACTTCTATGTTTTTCGTCTGAACCATTGGGAAGACGCAAGAGGCTGCGGAGGACAGGGAAAAGTATAAATACCCCATGTCcaccaacggtcacttgagtgcGGTAGTGCCTCTCTCTGGGTGCTGCACTGCCGCACCCACCAAGACATCAAGATGAAGAGTGAAGAGTAGGCTGTCTTGGCCGAGGAACTGAGGATGTATTGTGGAAGTTTGAGCACATGGAAACACACTTTTAGcctaagcattgtgtccccttttatagtacggctttttatATACTCAAATtcgaaatataaaagaatttaaatatCCTTTGAGCCTGATGCCGTtcttatttgtaattgggggctcctccattttatGTAACATCATCGATCATGAATTCc
This sequence is a window from Miscanthus floridulus cultivar M001 chromosome 10, ASM1932011v1, whole genome shotgun sequence. Protein-coding genes within it:
- the LOC136489865 gene encoding secreted RxLR effector protein 161-like, which codes for MVNAKPIKTLMPTNGHINLNVEGKAEDTKVYRSMIGSLLYLCASRLDIMLSMCMCARFQVNPKECHLVAVKRILRYLVHTPNLGLWYPKGSKFDLLGYSDSDYAGCKVNRKSTSGTCQFLGRSLVSWSSKKQNCVALSTAEAKYVAAGACCAELLWMR